One window of the Colius striatus isolate bColStr4 chromosome 19, bColStr4.1.hap1, whole genome shotgun sequence genome contains the following:
- the LOC133627321 gene encoding phosphoenolpyruvate carboxykinase [GTP], mitochondrial-like yields the protein PLVSQWPCDPGRTLIAHQPDQRRIVSFGSGYGGNSLLGKKCFALRIASRLAREQGWLAEHMLILGITDPRGTKRYVAAAFPSACGKTNLAMMSPALPGWKVHCVGDDIAWMRFDHQGRLRAINPERGFFGVAPGTSRRSNPVAMATISSNTIFTNVGTTSDGGVYWEGLDEPLEPGTTITSWLGEPWRPGERPQTHPETPLRPP from the exons AGCCCTTGGTGAGCCAGTGGCCGTGTGACCCGGGCAGGACCCTCATTGCTCACCAGCCTGACCAGCGGCGCATCGTTTCCTTCGGCAGCGGCTACGGCGGCAACTCGCTGCTGGGCAAGAAATGCTTCGCCCTGCGCATCGCCTCCCGCCTGgccagggagcagggctggctggctgAGCACATGCTG atcCTGGGTATCACCGACCCCAGAGGCACCAAACGCTACGTGGCTGCAGCTTTCCCCAGTGCCTGTGGCAAAACCAACCTGGCCATGATGAGCCCGGCCCTGCCTGGCTGGAAGGTGCATTGTGTGGGGGATGACATCGCCTGGATGAGGTTTGATCACCAAG GCCGCCTCCGTGCCATCAACCCCGAGCGCGGGTTCTTCGGCGTGGCTCCCGGCACGTCGCGCCGCTCCAACCCCGTGGCCATGGCCACCATCAGCTCCAACACCATCTTCACCAACGTGGGCACCACCAGTGACGGGGGGGTGTACTGGGAGGGGCTGGATGAGCCACTGGAACCCGGGACCACCATCACGTCCTGGTTGGGGGAGCCTTGGAGACCTGGTGAGAGACCCCAGACCCACCCTGAGACtcccctgagacccccctga